The following proteins come from a genomic window of Ferrovibrio sp. MS7:
- a CDS encoding ABC transporter permease has protein sequence MTEKHDPIKASQVQQDDEAAYANQRLKDEYRLYGPIALILSLVVWEAFVDISKIPELYLPAPSLVVVTLYKLFVDKGLLYDLYVTLYRIFGGFFLASFVGVGLGILMGTSKRMNAILDPFVAAIYPLPKISLVPLLIIWLGSGDAFQIVLSALGCVFPILVNTILGVRQCDEGLVLAARDLGASHSQILRKVVLPAAIPSIFSGLRLALGIAIILVVAAEMQTARYGLGAKLNLAGQILETGQVFAILLLLAILGILLTKGQQALDRLLSRWRAN, from the coding sequence ATGACCGAGAAGCACGATCCGATCAAGGCCAGCCAGGTTCAGCAGGACGACGAAGCAGCCTATGCCAACCAGCGGCTGAAGGACGAATACCGCCTCTATGGCCCCATCGCGCTGATCCTGTCGCTGGTGGTGTGGGAAGCCTTCGTCGACATCTCGAAGATTCCGGAGCTGTACCTGCCGGCACCGTCGCTGGTCGTGGTAACGCTCTACAAGCTGTTCGTCGACAAGGGGCTGCTCTACGACCTCTATGTCACGCTCTACCGCATTTTCGGCGGCTTCTTCCTCGCCAGTTTCGTCGGTGTCGGCCTTGGTATCCTGATGGGCACATCCAAGCGGATGAACGCCATCCTCGATCCCTTCGTTGCCGCGATTTATCCGCTGCCAAAAATTTCACTGGTGCCGTTGCTGATCATCTGGCTTGGCAGTGGCGACGCTTTCCAGATTGTGCTGAGCGCCTTGGGCTGCGTCTTCCCGATCCTGGTCAATACCATTCTCGGCGTGCGGCAATGCGACGAGGGCCTGGTGCTGGCGGCGCGCGACCTCGGCGCCAGCCACAGCCAGATCCTGCGCAAGGTGGTGCTGCCGGCGGCAATCCCCAGCATCTTCAGCGGCCTGCGCCTGGCACTTGGCATCGCCATCATCCTGGTGGTGGCGGCCGAAATGCAGACGGCGCGCTACGGCCTTGGCGCCAAGCTCAATCTTGCCGGCCAGATCCTCGAGACCGGCCAGGTCTTCGCCATCCTGCTGCTGCTGGCGATCCTGGGCATTCTGCTTACCAAAGGGCAGCAGGCGCTGGACCGGCTGCTGAGCCGCTGGCGCGCAAACTGA
- a CDS encoding amidohydrolase family protein codes for MKRTLVKCGWLVSCDPKIGDLVDAELLLEGDKIVAVGKNLNAQVDAVIEASDMIVMPGLVNAHIHVWQCGMRGIGSEWMSADYHGNMHGNIATRYKPDDNYVANVVGSLTQIDGGVTTVLDWCHNLTSLEHAERSIDGLEETGLRAVFAHGTAKPPTPPGGLPYTHIAHPRDRVKALREGRLSSDDARITMAMAILGPHYSVAEVVEQDVRLAKEFGLLASSHATRRHADCVTPKGYLQLAKAGLLGPDHNIVHANYFEDDELKAVIDCGASITATVLVELHGHAADPLTGRVRAMGGMPSLGIDVEPIVTAEFFREMQAALLYLRNAEHRAYAAAGKPPSQVIPVRSREALEWATIGGARALMLEDKIGSLTPGKKADVVMLRATDLNLFPVHDPVFSIVEQAHAGNVDTVIIDGVIRKQGGQLVYGAEALRRKKTELLASAERIMREAKFTLKAA; via the coding sequence ATGAAGCGCACCCTGGTGAAATGCGGTTGGCTGGTGAGCTGCGACCCCAAGATCGGCGATCTGGTTGATGCCGAATTGCTGCTGGAGGGCGACAAGATCGTCGCCGTGGGCAAGAACCTGAATGCCCAGGTGGATGCGGTGATCGAAGCCAGCGACATGATCGTGATGCCCGGTCTGGTCAACGCCCATATCCATGTCTGGCAATGCGGCATGCGCGGCATCGGTTCGGAGTGGATGAGCGCCGACTATCACGGCAACATGCATGGCAACATCGCCACCCGCTACAAGCCGGACGACAACTATGTCGCCAATGTGGTGGGCAGCCTGACCCAGATCGATGGCGGCGTTACCACCGTGCTCGACTGGTGCCATAACCTGACCTCGCTGGAACATGCCGAACGCTCCATCGACGGCCTGGAAGAGACTGGATTGCGCGCCGTGTTCGCCCATGGCACCGCCAAGCCGCCGACGCCGCCGGGCGGCCTGCCCTATACCCATATCGCGCATCCGCGCGACCGCGTGAAAGCCCTGCGCGAAGGCCGGCTTTCAAGCGACGACGCCCGCATCACCATGGCAATGGCGATCCTGGGGCCGCATTACTCGGTGGCGGAAGTGGTGGAACAGGATGTACGGCTGGCCAAGGAATTCGGCCTGCTGGCAAGCTCGCATGCCACCCGCCGCCATGCCGATTGCGTGACGCCGAAAGGCTATCTGCAATTGGCCAAGGCCGGCCTGCTGGGGCCGGACCACAATATCGTGCATGCCAATTATTTCGAGGATGATGAACTCAAGGCCGTGATCGATTGCGGCGCCTCGATCACCGCGACGGTGCTGGTGGAACTGCATGGCCATGCCGCCGATCCGCTGACCGGCCGCGTGCGCGCCATGGGCGGCATGCCCTCGCTCGGCATCGACGTGGAGCCGATCGTCACCGCGGAATTCTTCCGCGAAATGCAGGCAGCCCTGCTTTACCTGCGCAATGCGGAGCATCGCGCCTATGCCGCCGCCGGCAAGCCGCCGTCGCAGGTGATCCCGGTGCGCTCGCGCGAGGCACTGGAATGGGCCACCATCGGCGGTGCCCGCGCGCTGATGCTGGAAGACAAGATCGGTTCGCTCACCCCGGGCAAGAAGGCCGACGTGGTGATGCTGCGCGCCACCGATTTGAACCTGTTCCCGGTGCATGACCCGGTATTTTCCATCGTCGAGCAGGCCCATGCCGGCAATGTCGATACCGTGATCATCGATGGCGTGATCCGCAAGCAGGGCGGCCAGCTCGTCTATGGCGCCGAAGCCCTGCGGCGCAAGAAGACCGAGCTGCTGGCTTCCGCCGAACGCATCATGCGCGAAGCCAAGTTCACCCTGAAAGCGGCCTAG
- a CDS encoding amidohydrolase family protein, which produces MTRTLIKCGWLVSVDPSIGVLTDAELLIEDDRIKAIGKPLNTQADVVIDASDMIVMPGLINAHMHTWQSGLRAIGCEWVHLDYFKYLHGNMATLYGPEDNYLGNLIGALNQINCGVTSLFDYCHNITSLEQAERSIDALEESGIRALFGLGNGKLRPEEEAKNPFEKRPHPRQRIDHLRRGRMASNEQRVTMALAISGPHWGDYDTAISNLELAKEYGLLSSSHATKRKKFCVVPDGYIRLAKAGYLGPHHNIVHGNYLDDEELKLLVDCGVSFTATVQTELRGYAADPLPGRLRALGALPSLGVDVEPRVSGEMFREMQIALLHALSIAQRNNEYEGAKPFERVPIRSMEALEWATIGGARAMGLEQVTGSLTPGKKADIVMLRANDLNLFPVHDPVYSIVEQANAGNVDTVIVDGAILKRGGKLRFPPGLLRQRMSELSASVTRLMNEANYKVARAS; this is translated from the coding sequence ATGACCCGCACCCTGATCAAATGTGGCTGGCTGGTTTCGGTGGATCCATCCATCGGCGTGCTCACCGATGCGGAATTGCTGATCGAGGATGATCGCATCAAGGCCATCGGCAAGCCGCTCAATACCCAGGCCGATGTGGTGATCGACGCCAGCGACATGATCGTGATGCCGGGCCTGATCAACGCCCATATGCATACCTGGCAATCCGGCCTGCGGGCCATTGGCTGCGAATGGGTGCATCTCGATTACTTCAAGTATCTGCACGGCAACATGGCGACGCTGTATGGGCCGGAGGATAACTACCTCGGCAACCTGATCGGCGCGCTGAACCAGATCAATTGCGGCGTCACCTCGCTGTTCGACTATTGCCACAACATCACCTCGCTGGAGCAGGCCGAACGCTCCATCGATGCCCTGGAGGAAAGCGGTATCCGCGCCCTGTTCGGGCTCGGCAATGGCAAGCTGCGGCCTGAGGAAGAAGCCAAGAACCCGTTCGAGAAGCGGCCGCATCCGCGCCAGCGCATCGACCATCTACGCCGCGGCCGCATGGCCAGCAACGAGCAGCGCGTCACCATGGCGCTGGCAATCTCGGGCCCGCATTGGGGCGATTACGATACCGCCATATCGAACCTGGAACTGGCCAAGGAATACGGCCTGCTCTCCTCCTCGCATGCCACCAAGCGCAAGAAATTCTGTGTCGTGCCCGATGGCTATATCCGGCTGGCCAAGGCCGGCTATCTCGGCCCGCACCATAATATCGTGCATGGCAACTATCTCGATGACGAGGAACTGAAGCTGCTGGTGGATTGCGGCGTTTCCTTCACCGCGACGGTGCAGACCGAATTGCGCGGCTATGCCGCCGATCCGCTGCCGGGCCGGCTGCGCGCGCTCGGTGCGCTGCCCTCGCTTGGTGTCGATGTCGAGCCGCGCGTTTCGGGCGAAATGTTCCGCGAAATGCAGATCGCGCTGCTGCACGCCTTGTCCATCGCCCAGCGCAACAACGAATACGAAGGCGCCAAGCCCTTCGAGCGCGTGCCGATCCGCAGCATGGAAGCCCTGGAATGGGCCACCATCGGCGGCGCCCGCGCCATGGGTCTGGAACAGGTGACCGGCTCGCTCACGCCCGGCAAGAAGGCCGATATCGTGATGCTGCGTGCCAACGACCTCAATCTCTTTCCGGTGCATGACCCGGTTTACAGCATCGTCGAACAGGCCAATGCCGGCAATGTCGATACCGTGATCGTGGATGGCGCCATCCTGAAGCGCGGCGGCAAGCTGCGCTTCCCGCCCGGGCTGCTGCGCCAGCGCATGAGTGAACTCTCCGCCTCCGTCACGCGGCTGATGAACGAAGCGAATTACAAGGTGGCCAGAGCAAGTTAG
- a CDS encoding GntR family transcriptional regulator — translation MEAVLGARLEANDGPRSQTVTDLLRAALLDGRIAPDSRLFELDLCRQFKVSRTPIRAALQTLAGEGLLDYTPNRGYSVRAYTLSEITDTYEMRALAEGLAARLAAERGLTQAQQVEIEQALALVDNALNRHGVDVQTLRSVYTEANRRFHRVIHEAANSRVVVDVVRLFQRVPHTSAHNVVGFGLERVRMRHMDHHAIFEAILCREPKKAEELMRTHIMTVKNTAARALAQRNIIEELPAEPQKRRRAPRAKAAAV, via the coding sequence ATGGAGGCAGTTCTGGGCGCGAGGCTTGAAGCTAATGACGGGCCACGGTCGCAAACCGTAACCGACCTGTTGCGCGCGGCCCTGCTTGATGGCCGTATCGCGCCGGATTCCCGGCTGTTTGAACTCGATCTTTGCCGCCAGTTCAAAGTCTCGCGCACGCCGATCCGTGCCGCGTTGCAGACCCTGGCCGGCGAGGGGTTGCTGGATTACACGCCGAACCGTGGTTACTCGGTGCGTGCCTACACCCTGTCTGAAATCACCGACACCTACGAAATGCGCGCCCTGGCGGAAGGCCTGGCGGCGCGGCTGGCCGCCGAGCGCGGCCTGACCCAGGCGCAGCAGGTTGAGATCGAACAGGCCCTGGCCCTGGTCGATAACGCACTGAACCGCCACGGCGTCGACGTGCAGACGCTGCGCTCGGTCTATACCGAGGCGAACCGGCGTTTCCATCGCGTCATCCATGAAGCGGCGAATTCCCGCGTGGTGGTGGATGTGGTGCGGCTGTTCCAGCGGGTACCACATACCTCGGCGCATAACGTGGTGGGTTTCGGCCTCGAGCGGGTACGCATGCGCCATATGGATCATCATGCCATCTTCGAGGCGATCCTCTGCCGCGAGCCGAAGAAGGCGGAAGAGCTGATGCGCACCCATATCATGACGGTGAAGAACACCGCCGCGCGCGCCCTGGCACAACGCAATATTATCGAGGAACTGCCGGCGGAGCCGCAGAAGCGCCGCCGCGCGCCGCGCGCCAAGGCCGCTGCCGTCTAA
- a CDS encoding D-amino acid dehydrogenase, whose translation MTKIAVIGAGITGVTTAYALSLRGYDVTVFDRHRYPAMATSYANGGQLSASNAEVWNSWGTVLKGLKWMFRPEAPFLLNPLPTWHKLSWFAEFIANIPKYGLNTVETTRLAIAARQHLLAWAETEKIDFDWQPKGILHVYRREADLAAARRVNAHLTRGGLERVEVSRADIRRIEPAIAIDCLGGFYTASDSTGDIHKYTRGLADAAARRGVCFVQDAEVLSLAAQNEHALVTWRPAGDEAARTGPVESSSFDGLVICAGVASRAFAAMLGDRINIYPVKGYSITVPLEDEKSRAAAPYVSLLDDAAKIVTSRLGPGRLRVAGTAEFNGENYNIRNDRILPLTNWVRTLFPSVATDRVIPWAGLRPMTPSMLPKVGPGRRPRVFYNTGHGHLGWTLSAGTAEAVAASIAGARL comes from the coding sequence ATGACCAAGATCGCCGTAATCGGCGCCGGTATCACCGGCGTTACCACCGCCTATGCGCTGAGCCTGCGCGGCTATGATGTCACCGTGTTCGACCGCCACCGCTATCCGGCGATGGCCACCTCCTATGCCAATGGCGGTCAGCTATCCGCCAGCAATGCGGAAGTCTGGAATAGCTGGGGGACGGTGCTGAAGGGCCTGAAATGGATGTTCCGGCCCGAGGCGCCATTTCTGCTCAACCCGTTGCCGACCTGGCACAAGCTTTCCTGGTTTGCCGAATTCATCGCCAATATTCCGAAATATGGCCTGAACACGGTGGAGACCACCCGCCTGGCGATTGCCGCACGGCAGCATCTGCTGGCCTGGGCGGAAACCGAGAAGATCGATTTCGACTGGCAGCCCAAGGGCATTCTGCATGTCTATCGCCGCGAAGCCGACCTGGCGGCAGCACGGCGGGTGAACGCTCATCTGACGCGTGGCGGCCTGGAGCGGGTGGAAGTTTCGCGCGCCGATATCCGCCGCATCGAACCGGCCATCGCCATCGACTGCCTGGGCGGCTTCTACACGGCCTCCGATTCCACCGGCGACATTCACAAATACACCCGTGGCCTGGCGGATGCGGCGGCACGACGAGGTGTCTGTTTCGTGCAGGATGCCGAGGTGTTGTCGCTGGCTGCGCAGAACGAGCATGCGCTTGTCACCTGGCGCCCGGCTGGCGACGAGGCGGCGCGGACCGGTCCGGTGGAATCCTCCAGCTTCGATGGCCTGGTGATCTGCGCCGGCGTCGCCAGCCGCGCCTTCGCCGCCATGCTGGGCGACCGCATCAACATCTATCCGGTAAAGGGCTATTCCATCACGGTGCCGCTGGAAGATGAAAAGAGCCGTGCGGCAGCACCCTATGTCAGCCTGCTCGATGATGCCGCCAAGATCGTCACCAGCCGATTGGGGCCGGGCCGCCTTCGCGTTGCCGGCACGGCGGAGTTCAACGGCGAGAACTACAATATCCGCAACGACCGCATCCTGCCGCTGACCAACTGGGTGCGCACGCTGTTTCCCAGTGTGGCGACAGACCGCGTGATTCCCTGGGCGGGCTTGCGGCCGATGACACCGAGCATGCTGCCGAAGGTCGGTCCGGGCCGCCGCCCGCGGGTATTCTACAATACAGGCCACGGCCACCTCGGCTGGACCCTATCGGCAGGTACCGCCGAAGCTGTTGCCGCCAGCATCGCCGGCGCCAGACTCTGA
- the katG gene encoding catalase/peroxidase HPI: MTAEAKCPFHHTAGGGTSNRDWWPNQLKLELLHQHSSKSDPMGPGFDYAEEFKKLDYAALKQDLRALMTQSQDWWPADFGHYGPLFIRMAWHSAGTYRTGDGRGGGGRGQQRFAPLNSWPDNVSLDKARRLLWPIKQKYGRRISWADLMILAGNVALESMGFKTFGFGGGRADVWEPDQDVYWGRESKWLDDKRYSGDRELENPLAAVQMGLIYVNPEGPNGNPDPLAAAKDIRETFARMAMDDEETVALIAGGHTFGKTHGAGPATHVGADPEAAAIEDQGFGWKSSFGSGKGGDTITSGLEVTWTTTPTKWSGNFFWNLFGYEWELTKSPAGAHQWKPKHGAGANTVPDAHDPSKRHAPSMLTTDLALRFDPAYEKISRRFMENPDQFADAFARAWFKLTHRDMGPRARYLGPEVPAEALLWQDPIPAVDHKLIDDADVAALKAKILSAGLSVSELVSTAWASASTFRGSDKRGGANGARIRLAPQKDWAVNEPAQLAKMLKALEAIQGSFNAAQSGGKKVSLADLIVLAGNAGIEQAAKAAGVAVTVPFAPGRMDASAEQTDVESFAVLEPIADGFRNYLKGKYSVSAEELLIDKAQLLTLTAPEMTVLLGGMRVLNTNTGKSQHGVFTKKPEALSNDFFVNLLDMATEWKPAGDNVYEGRDRKSGEVKWTATRADLVFGSNSQLRAIAEVYGSADAQEKFVRDFVAAWTKVMNLDRFDLA, from the coding sequence ATGACAGCCGAAGCAAAATGCCCGTTCCACCACACGGCCGGCGGCGGCACGTCGAACCGGGATTGGTGGCCGAACCAATTGAAGCTGGAGCTGCTGCACCAGCATTCCTCGAAATCCGATCCCATGGGGCCGGGATTCGATTATGCCGAGGAATTCAAGAAACTCGACTATGCCGCCCTGAAGCAGGACCTGCGCGCCCTGATGACTCAGTCGCAGGATTGGTGGCCGGCCGATTTCGGGCATTACGGCCCGCTGTTCATCCGCATGGCCTGGCATAGCGCCGGCACCTACCGCACCGGCGATGGCCGGGGTGGCGGTGGCCGTGGGCAGCAGCGTTTCGCGCCGCTGAATAGCTGGCCGGACAATGTCAGCCTCGACAAGGCGCGGCGCCTGCTGTGGCCGATCAAGCAGAAATACGGCCGCCGGATTTCCTGGGCCGACCTGATGATCCTGGCCGGCAACGTGGCGCTGGAAAGCATGGGCTTCAAGACTTTCGGCTTCGGCGGCGGCCGCGCCGATGTGTGGGAGCCGGATCAGGACGTCTACTGGGGCCGCGAGAGCAAGTGGCTCGATGACAAGCGCTATAGCGGCGACCGCGAGCTGGAGAATCCGCTCGCTGCGGTGCAGATGGGCCTGATCTATGTGAATCCGGAAGGCCCGAACGGCAATCCGGATCCGCTTGCGGCGGCCAAGGATATCCGCGAGACCTTCGCCCGCATGGCGATGGATGACGAAGAGACCGTGGCGCTGATTGCTGGCGGTCACACCTTCGGCAAGACCCATGGTGCTGGCCCGGCCACCCATGTCGGTGCCGATCCCGAAGCGGCTGCCATCGAGGATCAGGGCTTTGGCTGGAAGAGCAGCTTCGGCAGTGGCAAGGGCGGTGACACCATCACCAGCGGTCTGGAAGTGACCTGGACCACCACGCCGACCAAGTGGAGCGGCAACTTCTTCTGGAACCTGTTCGGTTATGAATGGGAATTGACCAAGAGCCCGGCCGGTGCGCATCAGTGGAAGCCGAAGCATGGCGCCGGTGCCAATACCGTGCCCGATGCCCATGATCCGTCGAAGCGCCATGCGCCGTCGATGCTGACCACCGACCTGGCGCTGCGCTTCGATCCGGCCTATGAGAAGATTTCGCGCCGCTTCATGGAAAACCCCGACCAGTTCGCCGATGCCTTCGCGCGGGCCTGGTTCAAGCTGACGCACCGCGATATGGGGCCGCGCGCCCGGTATCTCGGGCCGGAAGTGCCTGCTGAGGCGTTGCTGTGGCAGGACCCGATCCCGGCTGTGGATCACAAGCTGATCGACGATGCGGATGTCGCTGCACTCAAGGCCAAGATCCTGTCGGCCGGGCTTTCGGTCTCCGAATTGGTGTCGACGGCGTGGGCGTCCGCTTCCACTTTCCGTGGCTCAGACAAGCGCGGTGGCGCCAATGGTGCGCGTATCCGCCTGGCGCCGCAGAAGGATTGGGCGGTGAACGAGCCGGCTCAGCTCGCCAAGATGCTGAAGGCGCTGGAAGCGATCCAGGGCAGTTTCAACGCGGCGCAGAGCGGCGGCAAGAAGGTGTCGCTGGCCGACCTGATCGTGCTGGCCGGTAATGCCGGCATCGAACAGGCGGCTAAGGCCGCCGGCGTCGCGGTGACGGTGCCGTTCGCGCCGGGCCGCATGGATGCCTCGGCGGAGCAGACCGACGTTGAATCTTTCGCGGTGCTGGAGCCGATTGCCGATGGCTTCCGCAATTACCTCAAGGGCAAGTACAGCGTCTCCGCCGAGGAGTTGCTGATCGACAAGGCGCAGTTGCTCACCCTGACGGCGCCGGAGATGACGGTGCTGCTTGGCGGTATGCGGGTGCTGAACACCAATACGGGCAAGAGCCAGCATGGTGTCTTTACCAAGAAGCCGGAAGCCTTGAGCAACGACTTCTTCGTCAACCTGCTCGACATGGCGACCGAATGGAAGCCGGCGGGCGACAATGTGTATGAAGGCCGCGACCGCAAGAGCGGCGAGGTGAAATGGACCGCCACCCGCGCCGATCTGGTGTTCGGCTCCAACTCGCAACTCCGCGCCATCGCCGAAGTCTATGGCAGCGCCGATGCACAGGAGAAGTTCGTGCGCGATTTCGTTGCCGCCTGGACCAAGGTGATGAATCTCGACCGCTTCGATCTCGCTTGA
- a CDS encoding Tm-1-like ATP-binding domain-containing protein, translating to MAGTAYVVGTFDTKAEELRYVAQLLGQAGLRAVTVDVGTRSPSADADFPAEAIAEYHAEGRGAVFQAGDRGRAVTAMTEALQRFIATRTDIGGIIGLGGSGGTSIIAPAMRSLPIGLPKLMVSTLAAGDVAPFVGVHDITMMYPVTDIAGLNRLSRVILANAAHALAGMMSRAVPPSSDTRPALGLSMFGVTTPCIQQLTARLGGDYECQVFHANGPGGRSLEAIAGAGLLQGMVDLTTTEAADHLLGGVCTAGPERFDVVAKTGIPWIGSCGALDMVNFWAPNTVPASYKGRLFHAHNANVTLMRTTADELERIAGWIAAKLNASAGPVRLLLPEGGVSALDAPGQKFHDPAANAALFAAFERHFTASDTHHLIRVPHHINDAAFVDVAERHVRELIPAN from the coding sequence ATGGCCGGCACCGCCTATGTCGTCGGCACCTTCGACACCAAGGCCGAGGAACTGCGCTATGTGGCGCAGTTGCTGGGCCAAGCCGGACTGCGCGCCGTCACGGTCGATGTCGGCACGCGGTCGCCGTCGGCTGATGCGGATTTCCCGGCTGAAGCCATAGCCGAGTATCATGCCGAGGGCCGTGGCGCGGTGTTTCAGGCGGGTGATCGCGGCAGGGCGGTGACGGCGATGACCGAGGCACTGCAGCGCTTCATCGCCACGCGCACCGATATTGGCGGCATCATCGGGCTCGGCGGTTCAGGCGGCACTTCGATCATCGCACCGGCGATGCGCAGCCTGCCCATCGGCCTACCCAAGTTGATGGTATCGACTTTGGCTGCGGGCGATGTCGCGCCCTTCGTCGGCGTGCATGACATCACGATGATGTATCCGGTAACGGATATTGCCGGATTGAACCGCCTCTCGCGGGTGATCCTGGCCAATGCCGCGCATGCGCTGGCCGGGATGATGAGCCGTGCCGTGCCGCCGTCGAGCGATACGCGCCCGGCACTGGGCTTGAGCATGTTCGGCGTCACCACGCCGTGTATCCAGCAACTCACCGCGCGGCTTGGCGGCGATTATGAATGCCAGGTCTTTCATGCCAATGGGCCAGGCGGGCGCTCGCTGGAGGCGATTGCCGGCGCCGGCCTGCTGCAAGGCATGGTGGATCTCACCACCACGGAAGCGGCGGATCATCTGCTCGGCGGTGTCTGTACTGCCGGGCCGGAACGCTTCGACGTGGTGGCTAAAACCGGAATTCCCTGGATCGGTTCCTGTGGCGCGCTCGACATGGTGAATTTCTGGGCGCCGAATACCGTACCGGCGTCATACAAGGGGCGGCTGTTCCACGCGCATAATGCCAATGTGACGCTGATGCGCACCACGGCAGACGAGCTTGAGAGGATCGCCGGCTGGATTGCCGCCAAGCTGAACGCCTCGGCCGGGCCGGTGCGGTTGCTGCTGCCGGAGGGCGGTGTGTCGGCACTGGATGCGCCGGGGCAGAAATTTCACGATCCCGCCGCCAATGCCGCTCTGTTCGCCGCCTTCGAGCGGCATTTCACCGCCAGTGACACGCATCACCTGATCCGCGTGCCACATCACATCAATGATGCCGCCTTCGTTGACGTGGCCGAGCGCCATGTGCGCGAGTTGATCCCGGCCAACTGA
- a CDS encoding SRPBCC family protein, with the protein MARVYISAVMDIPLEQAWGVLRDFNALPVYHPFFSKSEIEGGLPSDQIGCVRSFHTHEGGHIREELLTLSDREHVCCYRILEATLPVQNYVAEMRLRTITEGNKTFGEWWAEYDVAPADAAQVFQTVSDTFRFAFEGAVKVARQKK; encoded by the coding sequence ATGGCACGAGTCTATATAAGCGCCGTGATGGATATTCCGCTGGAACAGGCCTGGGGTGTGCTGCGCGATTTCAATGCATTGCCGGTCTATCACCCGTTCTTCTCCAAGAGCGAGATCGAAGGCGGCCTGCCATCCGACCAGATTGGTTGCGTCCGCAGCTTCCACACCCATGAGGGTGGCCATATCCGCGAAGAATTGCTCACGCTCTCCGACCGTGAACATGTCTGCTGCTACCGTATCCTCGAAGCGACGCTGCCGGTGCAGAATTATGTCGCTGAGATGCGGCTCAGGACCATTACCGAAGGCAACAAGACCTTTGGCGAATGGTGGGCGGAATATGATGTGGCGCCGGCTGATGCCGCCCAGGTGTTCCAGACGGTGAGCGACACTTTCCGCTTCGCCTTCGAGGGCGCGGTGAAAGTGGCGCGGCAGAAGAAGTAG
- a CDS encoding phosphoenolpyruvate hydrolase family protein, with protein MPRFERAAILERFQAMIARGEPIIGGGAGTGISAKCEEAGGIDLIIVYNSGRYRMAGRASSAGLLAYGNANDIVVEMAGEILPVCKKTPVIAGVNGTDPFVIMPVFLKQLKELGFSGVQNFPTVGIIDGTFRISLEETGINYASEIDMIRQAHELDLLTTPYVFSVDEAVEMAKAGADIIVPHMGVTTGGSIGATTAKSLAESVKLIDDWAEAARRVRKDVIIIAHGGPISSPEDVDFVLRNSHHCNGFYGASSVERLPVEIAITNHIKGFKSLKARKQ; from the coding sequence ATGCCCAGATTTGAACGCGCTGCCATTCTCGAACGCTTCCAGGCCATGATCGCCCGTGGCGAGCCGATCATTGGCGGTGGCGCCGGCACCGGCATTTCGGCGAAGTGCGAGGAAGCCGGCGGCATCGACCTGATCATCGTCTACAATTCCGGCCGCTATCGCATGGCGGGCCGTGCTTCCTCTGCCGGCCTGCTCGCCTATGGCAATGCCAACGACATCGTGGTCGAGATGGCAGGCGAGATCCTGCCGGTCTGCAAGAAGACGCCGGTGATCGCCGGCGTGAATGGCACCGATCCCTTCGTGATCATGCCGGTGTTTCTGAAGCAGCTTAAGGAACTGGGTTTCTCCGGCGTGCAGAATTTCCCCACTGTAGGGATTATCGACGGCACTTTCCGCATCAGCCTGGAAGAAACCGGCATCAATTATGCCAGCGAGATCGACATGATCCGCCAGGCGCATGAACTGGACCTGCTGACCACGCCTTATGTCTTTTCCGTCGATGAAGCCGTGGAAATGGCCAAGGCAGGTGCCGATATCATCGTGCCGCATATGGGCGTCACTACCGGTGGCAGCATCGGTGCCACCACCGCCAAGAGCTTGGCCGAGTCGGTGAAGCTGATCGATGACTGGGCGGAAGCGGCGCGGCGCGTGCGCAAGGATGTCATCATCATCGCCCATGGCGGGCCGATTTCCTCGCCCGAGGATGTCGACTTCGTGCTGCGGAACAGCCACCATTGCAACGGCTTCTACGGTGCCAGCAGTGTCGAGCGGTTGCCGGTGGAAATCGCGATTACCAATCATATAAAAGGCTTCAAAAGCCTGAAGGCCCGCAAGCAATAG